From the Polynucleobacter sp. MWH-UH35A genome, one window contains:
- the mnmE gene encoding tRNA uridine-5-carboxymethylaminomethyl(34) synthesis GTPase MnmE encodes MTRKLPIIAVATAPGKAGVGVIRISGQNLGALSTALFQKKLSPRQAHLQTLCDEHGQVIDQLIAIYFIGPASFTGEDVLELQCHGGPQLLELVMKRCLELGKAEGLVIAEPGEFTLRAYLNNKIDLAQAEAIADLIDAQSEAAVLGAARSLQGAFSDDINSLIEEITQLRILVESTLDFPEEEIEFLESAQARQRLAAVKEKLQTLLAGAKQGKILRDGIQLVLAGAPNVGKSSLLNRLAGEEVAIVTPIAGTTRDRVKESITIDGVPMHIIDTAGLRDTTDVVEAKGIERSWDSIRLADLVIFLTDAQSASRQDDLKAQILKELPPKCAVLEIVNKVDLLQESSETALSEALLVSAKTGFGIDQLKQKILELVGWAGAQEGAILARRRHLDCIQRAAEHIEKSEQFAANGNNSLELFAEELSLAQKHLGEITGKLLPDDLLGKIFSQFCIGK; translated from the coding sequence ATGACAAGAAAATTGCCCATCATTGCTGTTGCAACCGCGCCAGGTAAGGCTGGCGTTGGCGTGATTCGCATCAGCGGACAAAATTTAGGCGCCTTAAGCACCGCCCTTTTTCAGAAAAAACTGTCTCCAAGACAGGCGCATCTTCAAACACTATGTGATGAGCATGGTCAGGTTATTGATCAACTTATAGCGATCTACTTTATTGGCCCCGCCTCTTTTACGGGCGAAGACGTTTTAGAGCTTCAGTGTCATGGCGGTCCACAGCTACTTGAGTTGGTGATGAAACGCTGCCTCGAATTGGGCAAAGCCGAGGGGCTTGTTATAGCTGAGCCGGGAGAATTCACCCTTCGCGCTTACTTAAACAATAAGATAGATTTGGCCCAGGCAGAGGCAATCGCAGACTTGATTGATGCTCAAAGCGAGGCTGCAGTGCTTGGGGCGGCACGCTCTTTACAGGGCGCCTTCTCTGACGACATCAATAGCCTCATTGAAGAAATTACGCAGCTCCGCATCTTGGTTGAGTCGACTTTAGATTTCCCAGAAGAGGAAATTGAGTTTTTGGAAAGCGCTCAGGCGCGTCAGCGGCTGGCCGCTGTGAAAGAAAAATTACAGACTTTGCTTGCTGGCGCCAAACAAGGAAAAATTTTGCGCGATGGTATCCAGTTGGTATTAGCCGGTGCGCCCAATGTTGGAAAAAGCTCCCTGCTGAATCGTTTGGCTGGTGAAGAGGTCGCGATTGTTACCCCCATAGCAGGAACCACTCGGGATCGGGTTAAAGAAAGCATCACCATTGACGGTGTTCCGATGCACATCATTGACACCGCCGGTCTGCGGGATACAACAGATGTTGTTGAGGCAAAAGGAATTGAAAGATCTTGGGATTCGATTCGCCTGGCGGATTTAGTAATTTTTCTGACTGATGCCCAGTCGGCCTCTCGGCAAGACGACCTAAAAGCCCAGATTTTGAAAGAATTACCCCCTAAATGTGCTGTTCTGGAGATTGTGAATAAGGTAGATTTACTCCAAGAGTCATCAGAAACAGCCCTCAGCGAAGCCCTATTGGTTTCTGCCAAAACAGGCTTTGGAATAGACCAACTAAAACAAAAAATTTTAGAGCTCGTAGGTTGGGCCGGCGCTCAAGAGGGTGCAATATTGGCCCGCAGAAGGCATTTAGATTGCATACAGCGTGCCGCCGAACATATTGAAAAATCGGAACAATTCGCTGCAAATGGCAACAATTCCTTAGAATTATTCGCAGAAGAGTTGTCTTTAGCTCAAAAACACTTAGGTGAAATTACCGGAAAACTGCTTCCAGACGACCTTTTGGGCAAAATCTTCAGCCAATTCTGTATCGGCAAGTAA